In a single window of the Streptomyces sp. NBC_00353 genome:
- the malQ gene encoding 4-alpha-glucanotransferase, with amino-acid sequence MGLSRLAALHGVATSYAPSADVTVSVPDDTVIAVLAALGVDAATPEAVQESLAAAESVAASRLLPPTLVVWTGEPLPAALTALRPGTTLDIEPEDAAGSPPPPRMRVPSGPPDPAVSATAGTVSGTGSTGSAPGAPAPTPAWWTEPPLGVHRLTVRAQDGRTVTTTLIVAPARVPQPPRRTHGFLVQLYSLLSGRSWGMGDLGDLADLAAWSGRTLGAGFVQVNPLHAAVPGTPTDPSPYRPSSRRFPDPVHLHVESIPEYGHVQDRAALDDLRQSAETLSDTVLNKGALIDRDAVWDLKRQALELVQKVPLTPGRRAAYCDFLATQGQALEDHALWCALAEVHGSDWHAWPSALRDPRSPQVARARAELLDRVDFHCRLAWLTDNQLAAAQSVARDAGMAVGIVHDLAVGVHPGGADAWAQQDAFAHGMSVGAPPDAFNARGQDWGLPPWRPDVLAASGYGPYRGLLRGLLAHAGALRIDHVMGLFRLWWVPEGRPPTDGTYVSHDAEAMLAVLVLEAHRAGAVVIGEDLGTVEPGVREALARRGVLGTSVLWFERDWTGTGRPLPPERWREGCLATATTHDLPSTAARLTGDHVTLRHRLGLLTRTLEQEQAEDAADTATWLGLLARLGMLPEGEGDEEGAVRAVHRFLLRTPARMVGVWLPDTVGDRRPQNLPGTWDQYPNWRLPVADAEGHPVTLEELASSPRLHHLMEVLKPVDRHPKEQPTPRTAPPGARRS; translated from the coding sequence ATGGGCTTGTCCCGGCTCGCCGCACTGCACGGCGTCGCCACCTCCTACGCACCGTCCGCGGATGTCACTGTGTCCGTACCCGACGACACGGTCATCGCCGTGCTCGCCGCGCTCGGCGTGGACGCCGCCACCCCTGAAGCGGTGCAGGAATCGCTTGCCGCCGCGGAGTCGGTGGCCGCCTCCCGGCTGCTCCCGCCCACGCTGGTGGTGTGGACCGGGGAGCCGCTGCCGGCCGCCCTGACCGCGCTGCGGCCCGGTACGACGCTGGACATCGAGCCCGAGGACGCGGCCGGTTCGCCTCCCCCGCCACGGATGCGGGTGCCGAGCGGACCACCGGATCCGGCCGTTTCGGCGACGGCCGGCACGGTCAGCGGAACCGGCAGTACCGGTTCCGCTCCCGGTGCACCCGCCCCGACCCCCGCCTGGTGGACCGAACCCCCGCTCGGGGTGCACCGGTTGACCGTCCGCGCCCAGGACGGCCGGACCGTGACCACCACCCTGATCGTCGCCCCGGCCCGGGTGCCCCAGCCGCCGCGGCGCACCCACGGTTTCCTCGTCCAGCTCTACTCCCTGCTCTCCGGCCGCTCCTGGGGAATGGGCGACCTCGGTGACCTCGCCGATCTCGCCGCCTGGTCGGGGCGGACCCTCGGCGCCGGGTTCGTCCAGGTCAACCCGCTGCACGCCGCCGTGCCGGGTACACCCACCGACCCGTCGCCGTACCGCCCGTCCTCGCGCCGCTTCCCCGACCCCGTCCATCTGCACGTCGAGTCGATCCCGGAGTACGGGCACGTACAGGACCGGGCCGCCCTCGACGACCTGCGGCAGAGCGCCGAAACACTGAGCGACACCGTGCTGAACAAGGGCGCCCTGATCGACCGGGACGCCGTCTGGGACCTCAAGCGTCAGGCTCTCGAACTCGTACAGAAGGTGCCGCTGACCCCCGGCCGGCGTGCCGCGTACTGCGACTTCCTCGCCACCCAGGGGCAGGCCCTGGAGGACCACGCCCTGTGGTGCGCCCTCGCGGAGGTCCACGGCTCCGACTGGCACGCCTGGCCGTCCGCACTGCGCGACCCCCGCTCCCCGCAGGTCGCCCGCGCGCGTGCGGAGCTGCTCGACCGGGTCGACTTCCACTGCCGGCTCGCCTGGCTGACCGACAACCAGCTCGCCGCCGCCCAGAGCGTCGCGCGGGACGCCGGGATGGCCGTCGGCATCGTCCACGACCTCGCCGTCGGCGTGCACCCCGGCGGTGCCGACGCCTGGGCCCAGCAGGACGCCTTCGCGCACGGCATGTCGGTCGGCGCGCCCCCGGACGCCTTCAACGCGCGCGGTCAGGACTGGGGGCTGCCCCCGTGGCGGCCCGACGTCCTCGCCGCGTCCGGCTACGGCCCGTACCGCGGGCTGCTCCGCGGCCTCCTCGCCCACGCCGGCGCCCTGCGCATCGACCACGTCATGGGCCTGTTCCGGCTCTGGTGGGTCCCCGAGGGAAGACCGCCCACCGACGGCACGTACGTGAGCCATGACGCCGAGGCGATGCTCGCCGTCCTCGTCCTGGAGGCGCACCGGGCCGGTGCGGTCGTCATAGGGGAGGACCTCGGCACGGTCGAACCGGGCGTACGCGAGGCGCTCGCCCGGCGCGGAGTGCTCGGCACCTCCGTGCTCTGGTTCGAGCGCGACTGGACGGGCACCGGCCGCCCGCTGCCCCCGGAGCGCTGGCGGGAAGGCTGCCTCGCCACCGCCACCACCCACGACCTGCCGTCCACCGCCGCCCGGCTGACCGGCGACCATGTGACACTCCGCCACCGCCTGGGACTGCTCACCCGCACCCTGGAGCAGGAACAGGCCGAGGACGCCGCCGACACCGCCACATGGCTCGGCCTGCTCGCCCGGCTGGGCATGCTGCCGGAGGGGGAGGGCGACGAGGAGGGGGCGGTCCGCGCCGTCCACCGCTTCCTGCTGCGCACCCCTGCCCGCATGGTCGGCGTCTGGCTCCCGGACACGGTCGGCGACCGCCGTCCGCAGAATCTGCCCGGCACCTGGGACCAGTACCCCAACTGGCGGCTGCCCGTCGCGGATGCGGAAGGCCACCCGGTCACCCTGGAGGAGCTTGCGTCGTCGCCGCGTCTGCACCATCTGATGGAGGTACTGAAGCCCGTGGACAGGCACCCGAAAGAACAGCCGACGCCCCGTACGGCACCCCCGGGCGCGCGCCGCTCCTAG
- a CDS encoding LysR substrate-binding domain-containing protein: MTEWDIKKLRILRVLSERGTVTATAEALLMTPSAVSQQLSNLAKQLGVPLLEAQGRRVRLTDAAHLVLRHAEAVFAQLERAEAELTGYLRGEAGEVRVGAFPTAVPALVVPAVRLLCADDRPGPSVRVREAEAAEAYELLSAGDVDLALSLAAHAPTAHDPRFTLLPLLADPLDVALPAGHRLADAPGLRLADLAAEPWIFGGSGPWSEITTAACEAAGFVPEQAHSASGWTAILAMVEAGMGIALIPRMASAERRRGVVMRVLEADLPRRHVVAAVRQGAEGGPAVARVLAALQQVSAARAEPFS, encoded by the coding sequence ATGACCGAGTGGGACATCAAGAAGCTCAGGATCCTGCGCGTGCTCAGCGAGCGCGGGACCGTCACGGCGACCGCCGAGGCGCTGCTGATGACCCCCTCGGCGGTGTCCCAGCAGCTCTCCAACCTGGCCAAACAGCTCGGCGTACCCCTGCTGGAAGCCCAGGGCCGCCGGGTCCGGCTCACCGACGCCGCACATCTCGTGCTCCGCCACGCCGAAGCGGTTTTCGCCCAACTGGAACGCGCCGAGGCGGAGTTGACGGGGTATCTGCGAGGTGAGGCGGGGGAGGTGAGGGTCGGCGCGTTCCCGACGGCCGTGCCCGCCCTCGTCGTGCCGGCGGTCCGGCTCCTGTGCGCCGACGACCGGCCCGGACCGTCCGTGCGGGTGCGGGAGGCGGAGGCCGCGGAGGCGTACGAACTCCTGTCGGCCGGCGACGTCGATCTCGCGCTCTCCCTCGCCGCGCACGCGCCGACCGCCCACGACCCCCGCTTCACCCTCCTCCCTCTGCTCGCCGACCCGCTCGATGTCGCCCTCCCCGCCGGACACCGGCTGGCGGACGCCCCGGGGCTGCGGCTGGCCGACCTCGCCGCCGAGCCGTGGATCTTCGGTGGCTCGGGCCCCTGGTCGGAGATCACCACGGCCGCGTGCGAGGCCGCCGGGTTCGTACCCGAGCAGGCGCACAGCGCCTCCGGGTGGACCGCGATCCTGGCCATGGTCGAAGCGGGCATGGGTATCGCGCTGATCCCGCGGATGGCGTCGGCGGAGCGCCGTAGGGGTGTGGTGATGCGTGTCCTGGAGGCGGATCTGCCCCGGCGCCATGTGGTCGCCGCCGTACGGCAGGGTGCGGAGGGCGGGCCGGCGGTGGCCCGGGTCCTGGCCGCGCTTCAGCAGGTCAGCGCGGCCCGCGCAGAACCATTCAGCTGA
- the alc gene encoding allantoicase — translation MTSDVNENPAKDDDPHANDAAPYGGGDPYADYRTGDFPFTELVDLADRRLGAGVVAANDEFFAERENLLNRERAVFDPEHFGHKGKIMDGWETRRRRGTDAAHPFPAPEDHDWALVRLGAPGIIRGIVVDTAHFRGNYPQRVSVQATSVEGSPSPSELLADDVKWEEIVPPTPVRGHAANGFEITGGRRYTHIRLCQHPDGGVARLRVHGEVVPDPAWLATLGTIDLIAVLNGGAYEDASDRFYSSPTQIILPGTSRKMDDGWENRRRRIRDTNDWVRFRLVAQGAVRAVEIDTACLKGNAAGWIALQGRNGETGEWFEIIPRTKLQPDTLHRFPLHAQAVVTHVRLDAFPDGGVARMRLHGTLTEPGAAELAARYEESGA, via the coding sequence ATGACCTCCGACGTGAACGAGAACCCTGCCAAGGACGACGACCCCCACGCCAATGACGCGGCCCCGTACGGCGGGGGCGACCCGTACGCCGACTACCGCACCGGCGACTTCCCCTTCACCGAACTGGTGGACCTCGCCGACCGTCGCCTGGGCGCGGGCGTGGTCGCCGCGAACGACGAGTTCTTCGCCGAGCGCGAGAACCTGCTGAACCGCGAACGCGCCGTGTTCGACCCCGAGCACTTCGGGCACAAGGGCAAGATCATGGACGGCTGGGAGACCCGGCGCCGCCGCGGCACCGATGCCGCACACCCCTTCCCGGCCCCCGAGGACCACGACTGGGCCCTCGTCCGGCTCGGCGCCCCCGGCATCATCCGCGGCATCGTCGTCGACACCGCCCACTTCCGCGGCAACTACCCGCAGCGCGTCTCGGTGCAGGCGACATCGGTCGAGGGCTCACCCAGCCCCTCGGAACTCCTCGCCGACGACGTGAAGTGGGAGGAGATCGTCCCGCCGACCCCCGTACGCGGCCACGCCGCCAACGGCTTCGAGATCACCGGCGGCCGCCGCTACACCCACATCCGCCTCTGCCAGCACCCCGACGGCGGCGTCGCCCGCCTCCGCGTCCACGGCGAGGTGGTTCCCGACCCCGCCTGGCTGGCGACCCTCGGCACGATCGACCTGATCGCGGTCCTCAACGGCGGCGCGTACGAGGACGCCTCGGACCGCTTCTACTCCTCACCGACCCAGATCATCCTGCCCGGCACCTCCCGCAAGATGGACGACGGCTGGGAGAACCGCCGCCGCCGCATCCGGGACACGAACGACTGGGTCCGCTTCCGCCTGGTCGCCCAGGGGGCGGTCCGCGCGGTCGAGATCGACACGGCCTGCCTCAAGGGCAATGCGGCCGGCTGGATCGCCCTCCAGGGCCGCAACGGCGAGACGGGCGAATGGTTCGAAATCATCCCCCGCACCAAGCTCCAGCCCGACACCCTCCACCGCTTCCCGCTCCACGCCCAGGCAGTGGTCACCCACGTCCGCCTCGACGCCTTCCCGGACGGCGGAGTGGCCCGCATGCGCCTGCACGGCACACTCACGGAACCGGGCGCCGCCGAACTGGCGGCCCGCTACGAGGAGTCGGGCGCGTAA
- the pepN gene encoding aminopeptidase N, whose product MPGTNLTREEAQERARLLTVDAYEIDLDLSGAQEGGTYRSATTVRFDSAEAGAETFIDLVAPAVHEVELNGKALDVAAVFRDSRIALPHLHAGSNVLRVVADCAYTNTGEGLHRFVDQVDQQAYLYTQFEVPDARRVFASFEQPDLKATFQFTVKAPAGWTVISNSPTPEPKDDIWVFEPTPRISTYITALIVGPYHAVHSSYEKDGQSVPLGIYCRPSLAEFLDADAIFDVTRQGFDWFQEKFDYAYPFAKYDQLFVPEFNAGAMENAGAVTIRDQYVFRSKVTDAAYETRAETILHELAHMWFGDLVTMEWWNDLWLNESFATYTSIACQAYAEGSKWPHSWTTFANSMKTWAYRQDQLPSTHPIMADIRDLDDVLVNFDGITYAKGASVLKQLVAYVGMDEFFKGVQAYFKAHAFGNTRLSDLLGALEETSGRDLKTWSKAWLETAGINILRPEITTDGNGHVTSFTVLQEAPALPAGAKGEPTLRPHRIAIGCYDLDGAGKLVRTNRIELDVDGERTEVPFPAGTARPAVVLLNDDDLSYAKVRLDEESLRVVTEHLGDFTESLPRALCWASAWDMTRDGELATRDYLSLVLSGIGKESDIGVVQSLHRQVKLALDLYAAPEFREAGLTQWTEATLAHLRAAEPAGDHQLAWARAFAATARTPVQLDLLRALLDGTETVEGLVVDTELRWAFVERLAAVGLLDEDEIAAEYERDKTAAGERHAATARAARPSADAKTEAWASVVESDKLPNSLQEAVIGGFVQTDQRELLAPYTEKFFAAVKDVWDSRSHEMAQQIAVGLYPALQVSQETLDATDAWLDSAEPSAALRRLVSESRAGVERALKAQAADAAAATA is encoded by the coding sequence GTGCCTGGCACGAATCTGACCCGCGAAGAGGCACAAGAGCGGGCGCGCCTGCTGACCGTGGACGCGTACGAGATCGATCTCGACCTCTCCGGAGCGCAGGAGGGCGGCACCTACCGGTCCGCGACCACTGTCCGCTTCGACTCCGCCGAAGCCGGTGCGGAGACCTTCATCGACCTGGTCGCCCCGGCCGTGCACGAGGTCGAGCTGAACGGCAAGGCCCTGGACGTCGCCGCCGTCTTCCGCGACTCGCGGATCGCGCTGCCGCACCTGCACGCGGGCTCCAACGTGCTGCGGGTGGTCGCGGACTGCGCCTACACCAACACCGGCGAAGGTCTGCACCGGTTCGTCGACCAGGTCGACCAGCAGGCGTACCTGTACACGCAGTTCGAGGTCCCGGACGCGCGCCGGGTCTTCGCGAGCTTCGAGCAGCCCGACCTGAAGGCGACCTTCCAGTTCACCGTGAAGGCGCCGGCGGGCTGGACGGTCATCTCGAACTCCCCCACGCCGGAGCCCAAGGACGACATCTGGGTCTTCGAGCCGACGCCGCGCATCTCCACGTACATCACGGCCCTGATCGTCGGCCCGTACCACGCGGTGCACAGCAGCTACGAGAAGGACGGCCAGTCCGTTCCGCTCGGCATCTACTGCCGCCCGTCGCTCGCCGAGTTCCTCGACGCGGACGCGATCTTCGACGTCACGCGGCAGGGCTTCGACTGGTTCCAGGAGAAGTTCGACTACGCGTATCCGTTCGCCAAGTACGACCAGCTGTTCGTCCCGGAGTTCAACGCGGGCGCGATGGAGAACGCGGGCGCGGTCACCATCCGTGACCAGTACGTGTTCCGTTCGAAGGTGACGGACGCGGCGTACGAGACGCGGGCCGAGACGATCCTGCACGAGCTGGCCCACATGTGGTTCGGCGACCTCGTCACCATGGAGTGGTGGAACGACCTGTGGCTGAACGAGTCGTTCGCCACGTACACGTCGATCGCCTGCCAGGCGTACGCGGAGGGTTCGAAGTGGCCGCACTCCTGGACGACGTTCGCCAACTCCATGAAGACGTGGGCGTACCGCCAGGACCAGCTGCCGTCGACGCACCCGATCATGGCGGACATCCGTGATCTGGACGATGTCCTGGTCAACTTCGACGGCATCACGTACGCCAAGGGCGCCTCGGTCCTGAAGCAGCTCGTGGCGTACGTCGGCATGGACGAGTTCTTCAAGGGCGTCCAGGCGTACTTCAAGGCGCACGCGTTCGGGAACACCCGCCTGTCCGACCTGCTGGGCGCGCTGGAGGAGACCTCCGGCCGTGACCTGAAGACCTGGTCGAAGGCGTGGCTGGAGACGGCCGGCATCAATATCCTGCGCCCGGAGATCACCACCGACGGGAACGGTCACGTCACCTCGTTCACCGTCCTCCAGGAGGCCCCGGCGCTGCCCGCCGGCGCCAAGGGCGAGCCGACGCTGCGCCCGCACCGGATCGCGATCGGCTGCTACGACCTCGACGGGGCCGGAAAGCTGGTCCGCACGAACCGGATCGAGCTGGACGTCGACGGCGAGCGCACCGAGGTCCCGTTCCCGGCGGGCACCGCACGCCCGGCGGTCGTCCTGCTCAACGACGACGACCTGTCGTACGCGAAGGTCCGGCTCGACGAGGAGTCGCTGCGGGTCGTCACCGAGCACCTCGGCGACTTCACCGAGTCGCTGCCGCGTGCCCTGTGCTGGGCCTCCGCCTGGGACATGACCCGCGACGGCGAACTGGCGACGCGCGACTACCTCTCGCTCGTGCTGTCCGGCATCGGCAAGGAGTCGGACATCGGCGTCGTCCAGTCGCTGCACCGTCAGGTGAAGCTGGCCCTGGACCTGTACGCGGCGCCGGAGTTCCGCGAGGCGGGCCTGACCCAGTGGACGGAGGCGACGCTCGCGCACCTGCGCGCCGCGGAGCCGGCCGGCGACCACCAGCTGGCCTGGGCCCGCGCCTTCGCGGCGACGGCCCGCACCCCTGTCCAGCTGGACCTGCTCCGGGCGCTGCTGGACGGCACGGAGACGGTCGAGGGCCTCGTCGTCGACACCGAGCTGCGCTGGGCGTTCGTGGAGCGGCTGGCCGCGGTCGGCCTGCTGGACGAGGACGAGATCGCCGCCGAGTACGAGCGCGACAAGACGGCCGCGGGCGAGCGTCACGCGGCGACGGCTCGCGCGGCGCGCCCGTCGGCCGACGCGAAGACGGAGGCCTGGGCCTCGGTCGTCGAGTCCGACAAGCTCCCGAACTCCCTCCAGGAGGCGGTCATCGGCGGCTTCGTCCAGACCGACCAGCGCGAACTGCTGGCCCCGTACACCGAGAAGTTCTTCGCAGCGGTGAAGGACGTCTGGGACTCGCGGAGCCACGAAATGGCCCAGCAGATCGCCGTCGGCCTCTACCCGGCGCTCCAGGTCTCGCAGGAGACCCTGGACGCGACGGACGCCTGGCTGGACTCGGCTGAGCCGAGCGCGGCACTGCGCCGACTGGTCTCCGAGTCGCGGGCGGGCGTGGAGCGCGCGCTGAAGGCCCAGGCGGCGGACGCGGCCGCGGCAACCGCGTAG
- a CDS encoding ribbon-helix-helix domain-containing protein has translation MKISVSLPQEDVAFVDEYAMKTDADSRSAVIHAAIELLRVAGLEAEYTEAFEEWDASEDAALWDRTVGDGIADA, from the coding sequence ATGAAGATCAGTGTGAGCTTGCCGCAGGAGGATGTCGCCTTCGTCGACGAGTACGCCATGAAGACCGACGCGGATTCCCGGTCCGCCGTGATACACGCCGCCATCGAACTGCTGCGTGTCGCCGGACTCGAGGCGGAGTACACGGAGGCGTTCGAGGAGTGGGACGCGAGCGAGGACGCCGCTCTCTGGGACCGTACGGTGGGGGACGGAATCGCCGATGCGTAG
- a CDS encoding type II toxin-antitoxin system PemK/MazF family toxin, producing the protein MRRGDIHLVDLEPARGSEANKVRPAVIVSNNAANQSAELSGRGVITVVPVTSNIARVLTFQVLLRADESRLLKDSKVQCEQVRAVSPDRVLKRIGTVPRPRMAEIDAALRRHLAL; encoded by the coding sequence ATGCGTAGAGGCGATATCCACCTGGTCGATCTGGAGCCGGCCAGGGGCAGCGAGGCCAACAAGGTCAGACCGGCTGTGATCGTGTCCAACAACGCGGCCAACCAGTCCGCGGAGCTCAGCGGCCGAGGTGTGATCACCGTGGTGCCGGTGACGTCGAACATCGCGCGTGTGCTCACGTTCCAGGTCCTCCTCAGGGCTGACGAGAGCCGTCTGCTGAAGGACTCGAAGGTCCAGTGCGAGCAGGTCCGGGCAGTCTCTCCGGACCGTGTCCTGAAGCGGATCGGCACCGTCCCGCGTCCGCGCATGGCCGAGATCGATGCCGCCCTGCGACGGCACCTCGCCCTCTGA
- a CDS encoding aspartate-semialdehyde dehydrogenase, translating into MKVGIVGATGQVGTVMRRILAERKFPTDQLRLFASARSAGSTIEWQGQEITVEDASTADYTGLDIVLFSAGGATSKALAEKVAAQGAVVIDNSSAWRKDPEVPLVVSEVNAHAIKNRPKGIIANPNCTTMAAMPVLRPLHDEAGLDALVVTSYQAVSGSGLAGVSELHGQASKVVADADKLTHDGGAVEFPEPAVYKRPIAFNVLPLAGSIVDDGSFETDEEQKLRNESRKILEIPELKVSGTCVRVPVFTGHSLQINARFARPIGVERAYELLKGAEGVELSEIPTPLQAAGQDVSYVGRIRADETVENGLALFVSGDNLRKGAALNAVQIAELVAAELNG; encoded by the coding sequence GTGAAGGTCGGAATCGTCGGCGCCACCGGTCAGGTCGGCACAGTCATGCGCAGGATCCTGGCCGAGCGGAAATTCCCGACCGACCAGCTGCGGCTCTTCGCCTCCGCCCGCTCCGCAGGCTCCACGATCGAGTGGCAGGGCCAGGAGATCACCGTCGAGGACGCCTCCACCGCGGACTACACGGGTCTCGACATCGTGCTGTTCTCGGCCGGCGGGGCCACCTCCAAGGCGCTCGCCGAGAAGGTCGCCGCCCAGGGCGCCGTGGTGATCGACAACTCCTCCGCATGGCGCAAGGACCCCGAGGTCCCGCTCGTCGTCTCCGAGGTCAACGCGCACGCGATCAAGAACCGCCCCAAGGGCATCATCGCGAACCCGAACTGCACGACGATGGCCGCGATGCCCGTGCTGCGCCCGCTGCACGACGAGGCCGGTCTCGACGCGCTGGTCGTCACCAGCTACCAGGCGGTCTCCGGCTCCGGTCTGGCCGGCGTCTCCGAGCTGCACGGACAGGCGTCCAAGGTGGTCGCCGACGCCGACAAGCTCACCCACGACGGGGGCGCCGTCGAGTTCCCCGAGCCGGCCGTCTACAAGCGGCCCATCGCCTTCAACGTGCTGCCGCTGGCCGGTTCGATCGTCGACGACGGCTCCTTCGAGACCGACGAGGAGCAGAAGCTCCGCAACGAGTCCCGCAAGATCCTGGAGATCCCGGAGCTCAAGGTGTCCGGCACCTGCGTCCGGGTCCCGGTCTTCACCGGCCACTCGCTCCAGATCAATGCCCGCTTCGCCCGCCCGATCGGCGTGGAGCGCGCCTACGAGCTGCTCAAGGGTGCCGAGGGCGTCGAGCTCTCGGAGATCCCCACCCCGCTCCAGGCGGCCGGCCAGGACGTGTCGTACGTGGGCCGCATCCGGGCCGACGAGACCGTCGAGAACGGTCTGGCGCTCTTCGTCTCCGGCGACAACCTGCGCAAGGGCGCGGCGCTGAACGCCGTGCAGATCGCGGAACTGGTCGCTGCCGAGCTGAACGGCTGA